A genomic window from Cotesia glomerata isolate CgM1 linkage group LG7, MPM_Cglom_v2.3, whole genome shotgun sequence includes:
- the LOC123269439 gene encoding steroid receptor RNA activator 1-like, producing the protein MEEKKDEVVSTQKKLQASHDPGWNDPPKWAFTPTPATGSTPTKRLLNKRVAFPLNSSTGPASQSSQVLGSNLPPPMLPSPGPGQVLTSVPHAPLLAPSNVSTDATSSTVDKQQSLTDSINNFQKIIDSKLENGDKTEEVKRRLDVMKTMWLDDKLNSQIHEKMLELSEALLRNDIETADKIHVFLMTNHTALCNAWISAIRYLILALKDKNFSENSNTQPEPILLLNSTEFN; encoded by the exons atggAAGAAAAGAAAG acGAAGTAGTTTCGACACAAAAGAAACTTCAAGCGTCACATGACCCAGGTTGGAATGATCCACCAAAATGGGCGTTCACTCCAACACCAGCTACTGGCAGTACACCaacaaaaagattattaaacaAACGTGTTGCATTTCCTTTGAATTCATCAACTGGACCCGCTAGTCAGTCTAGTCAAGTCTTAGGTTCAAATCTTCCACCTCCGATGCTTCCAAGCCCAGGACCGGGACAAGTTTTAACCTCAGTACCTCACGCTCCTCTTCTAGCTCCGTCGAATGTTTCAACAGATGCTACTTCGTCGACGGTTGACAAACAGCAGTCACTGACTGACAGTATTAATAATTTCCAGAAGATTATTGATAGCAAACTTGAAAATGGTGATAAAACTGAGGAAGTCAAACGGCGACTAGATGTCATGAAGACCATGTGGCTCGATGATAAACTAAACAGTCAGatacatgaaaaaatgttgGAGTTATCTGAAG caTTACTGCGCAACGACATAGAAACAGCAGATAAAATTcatgtttttttaatgacGAACCACACAGCATTATGCAATGCATGGATTTCTGCTATAAGATACTTAATTTTAGCtctaaaagataaaaatttttctgaaaattctAACACCCAGCCTGAACCTATCTTGTTACTAAATTCtacagaatttaattaa